The Candidatus Binatota bacterium genome contains a region encoding:
- a CDS encoding GNAT family N-acetyltransferase yields MFAVRFTLGVVEARASVCKNPSSAGMGGAARADMSKAEEKTASSELPPPGEKQFYLQAFRGRAILFHLADPGPQKAVQAVVDQLVANRSMVVVVSDAARSAVGPGSRDLAEGSPVLARLAARLVESRLVRVKRPRTAAVKSLAFSLQLASRLGIGKVVLVDGRGGLAVTGQGAGGSFVSAAGLKRLLAGDRDTGGWSHAELGLMLAALGDGVEAINLTSAEGCAAELFSYRGSGTLLSAHTYCRLGRLGVDDYTDGLRLLAKGEREGYLLARSEQQRYELLQSAYGAWFEHHRLAGVAALRTAPYRRSRLAEISGLYTISRFKGGGVGARLLAHLLGRARELKLRAVFACTADRAAGEFFERQGFVEVERGRVPASKWKGRKGDLPRVYWRDL; encoded by the coding sequence ATGTTCGCGGTGCGCTTCACGCTTGGGGTTGTAGAAGCGAGGGCGAGCGTATGCAAGAATCCCTCGTCTGCCGGGATGGGGGGCGCAGCGAGAGCCGATATGAGCAAGGCCGAAGAAAAGACAGCGAGCAGCGAGCTTCCGCCGCCCGGCGAGAAGCAGTTCTACCTGCAGGCCTTCCGCGGCAGGGCCATCCTTTTCCACCTGGCCGATCCGGGCCCACAAAAAGCCGTGCAGGCGGTGGTTGACCAGCTGGTCGCCAATCGCAGCATGGTGGTCGTGGTGTCGGATGCGGCTCGGTCGGCGGTCGGCCCGGGCAGTCGCGACCTCGCCGAGGGTAGCCCGGTGCTGGCGCGGCTGGCTGCGCGGCTGGTAGAGAGCCGGCTGGTCAGGGTGAAGCGGCCCCGGACCGCTGCCGTGAAATCCCTGGCCTTCTCGCTGCAACTGGCCTCGCGGCTGGGTATAGGCAAGGTGGTGCTTGTCGACGGCAGGGGCGGGCTGGCTGTGACCGGGCAGGGGGCTGGCGGCTCCTTCGTCAGCGCGGCAGGTCTCAAGCGCCTGCTGGCGGGCGACCGGGATACAGGTGGCTGGAGTCACGCCGAACTCGGCTTGATGCTGGCTGCGTTGGGCGACGGTGTGGAGGCCATCAACCTGACTTCGGCCGAGGGCTGCGCTGCCGAGCTGTTCAGCTACCGGGGCAGCGGTACCCTGCTCAGCGCTCATACCTACTGCAGGCTCGGGCGCCTGGGCGTGGACGACTACACCGACGGTTTGCGCCTGCTCGCCAAGGGCGAGCGCGAGGGTTACCTGCTTGCTCGCAGTGAGCAGCAGCGCTACGAGCTGCTGCAGAGCGCTTACGGGGCCTGGTTCGAGCACCACCGCCTGGCCGGGGTGGCCGCGCTCAGGACCGCGCCTTATCGTCGCAGCCGCCTGGCCGAGATCTCGGGTTTGTACACCATAAGTCGGTTCAAGGGCGGAGGGGTGGGTGCTCGCCTGCTCGCCCACCTGCTCGGCAGGGCGCGCGAGTTGAAGCTGCGCGCCGTCTTTGCCTGCACCGCGGATCGGGCCGCCGGCGAGTTCTTTGAGCGGCAGGGTTTCGTCGAGGTCGAGCGCGGGCGGGTGCCGGCTTCGAAGTGGAAGGGGCGCAAGGGTGATTTGCCTCGCGTGTACTGGAGGGACCTTTAA
- a CDS encoding sulfurtransferase TusA family protein, with translation MSEIDKNAMREPARRLDLRGVACPLNWARAKAALALMANGELLELLVDDPRAPLDIPRAAEAEGHVVLAVNVRGPETPSPGSAGETSTILLEK, from the coding sequence ATGAGCGAAATAGACAAGAATGCAATGCGCGAACCGGCTCGCCGCCTGGACCTCCGGGGGGTAGCCTGCCCGCTCAACTGGGCCCGCGCCAAGGCGGCTCTCGCGCTCATGGCTAACGGTGAGCTTCTGGAACTACTGGTAGACGACCCCAGGGCGCCACTGGACATCCCCCGGGCGGCCGAAGCAGAGGGTCACGTGGTGCTGGCGGTGAACGTGAGGGGCCCGGAAACGCCGTCGCCAGGATCCGCCGGCGAGACAAGCACCATACTGCTTGAAAAGTAG
- a CDS encoding outer membrane lipoprotein-sorting protein gives MPGMPGGVKGGVAVWPGWSLGVLPALLLFLGASPAFASEVAGEGRQWLQRSQRARFPAADMRASFEMLVVLSDGSRLSRRGTAYRRNGEGALADRLYVFREPSSLNGLALLSRDRQGKAADQWLYLPAYGRARRVAMHTAGDAFVGSDFFYSDLARVRVEDGTHRLQGDRPCAADGSLAGKSACVAVATTDLPGGYPWGSVVNFIDKRNALPRRVEYYDRDGDLARVMTIDRVSTVHGFATPLSITMKTVASAGYSTLTLDGISYDQGLEADTFSVEALERGAHVQAAAKASTDASSAP, from the coding sequence ATGCCCGGAATGCCTGGGGGAGTGAAAGGGGGCGTGGCTGTTTGGCCGGGCTGGAGCCTGGGAGTGCTACCGGCACTGTTGCTGTTTCTGGGTGCGTCGCCCGCGTTTGCGAGTGAAGTCGCGGGCGAGGGACGGCAGTGGCTGCAACGCTCACAGCGTGCTCGTTTTCCGGCAGCGGACATGAGGGCCTCGTTCGAGATGCTGGTCGTGCTTTCCGACGGCAGCCGCTTGTCGCGTCGGGGCACGGCCTACCGTCGCAACGGCGAGGGGGCACTGGCCGACAGGCTCTACGTCTTTCGCGAGCCCTCGTCGCTCAACGGGTTGGCCCTGCTCAGCCGAGACAGGCAAGGCAAAGCTGCTGACCAGTGGCTGTACCTGCCGGCTTACGGGAGGGCGCGGCGCGTGGCCATGCACACGGCCGGCGACGCTTTTGTAGGGTCTGATTTTTTCTACTCCGACCTCGCCCGCGTGAGGGTAGAGGACGGCACCCACCGTCTGCAGGGAGACCGGCCATGTGCCGCTGACGGTTCGTTGGCGGGCAAGTCTGCCTGCGTGGCGGTAGCCACTACCGACCTGCCGGGCGGCTACCCCTGGGGGAGCGTGGTCAACTTCATAGACAAGCGCAACGCCTTGCCGCGCCGTGTGGAGTACTACGACAGGGACGGCGACCTGGCCAGGGTGATGACCATCGACCGCGTGAGCACTGTCCACGGTTTTGCCACGCCCCTGTCGATCACGATGAAGACCGTCGCTTCGGCTGGCTACTCCACCCTCACCCTGGACGGGATCAGCTATGATCAGGGCCTGGAGGCCGATACTTTTTCGGTCGAAGCGCTCGAACGCGGTGCCCATGTACAGGCAGCCGCGAAGGCCTCCACGGACGCTTCTTCGGCGCCCTGA
- a CDS encoding XRE family transcriptional regulator, translated as MDSETKAEIKTRISKILYDKGWTEMELSRRTGLAQSYINRVKNSRIVPTVRTAMRICKALDVSVEDAFVYDEKGLLLLSSSHPEIARFERRG; from the coding sequence ATGGATTCGGAAACTAAAGCAGAAATAAAAACACGGATTTCCAAGATCCTTTACGACAAGGGCTGGACCGAGATGGAGTTGTCGCGTCGAACCGGCCTGGCCCAGAGCTACATCAACAGGGTCAAAAACTCGCGCATCGTGCCCACGGTGAGGACCGCCATGCGTATCTGCAAGGCACTGGACGTGAGCGTAGAGGACGCCTTCGTGTACGACGAAAAGGGACTGTTGCTGCTCTCGAGCAGTCACCCGGAAATAGCGCGCTTCGAACGCAGGGGCTGA
- the dusB gene encoding tRNA dihydrouridine synthase DusB — MIRPLDIGTLRVKTNLVLSPMSGVTDCAFRSLVRHCSGGALGLVVSEFVAAEGITRDNQRTLSMLRIEDRERPVSIQIFGSEPTRMADAARVVEQAGADIVDINCGCPAPKVVRRGGGAELMRQTERLESVVRQVREAVSVPVTVKIRAGWDQDSVNAVEVARLVEQAGASALAVHGRTRVQLYNGSADWELVERVAAAVDIPVLGSGDVVEAGTAVERLAAPGVSGLLIGRAALDNPWIFRQVGDLAAGRLPFAPGPADKVAALKLFRDLLRETLPDQAFMGRYRGMACRAVKGLPEAAAARRRMGSAASVDEVTQLLGEFLAGAGDRTEAQQEPVVEPAMGAG, encoded by the coding sequence GTGATCAGGCCGCTGGATATAGGAACCTTACGGGTTAAAACCAACCTCGTTCTCTCGCCCATGTCGGGCGTGACCGACTGTGCCTTTCGCAGCCTCGTACGTCATTGCAGTGGTGGGGCACTCGGCCTGGTGGTGAGCGAGTTTGTCGCCGCCGAGGGTATCACCCGCGACAACCAACGCACGCTCTCCATGCTCAGGATCGAGGACCGCGAGCGACCGGTGTCCATACAGATTTTTGGTTCGGAACCCACGCGCATGGCCGACGCCGCGCGCGTGGTCGAACAGGCGGGTGCCGATATAGTTGATATCAACTGCGGATGTCCCGCACCCAAGGTCGTGCGCAGGGGGGGCGGGGCCGAGCTCATGCGCCAGACCGAGCGCCTGGAGTCGGTGGTCCGGCAGGTGCGCGAGGCCGTGAGCGTGCCGGTGACAGTCAAGATACGCGCTGGCTGGGACCAGGACTCGGTCAACGCGGTAGAGGTGGCGCGCCTGGTCGAACAGGCCGGCGCGAGCGCACTGGCGGTGCATGGTCGCACCCGCGTGCAGCTCTACAACGGCAGCGCCGACTGGGAGCTCGTGGAGCGCGTGGCCGCCGCGGTGGACATACCCGTGCTCGGCAGCGGCGACGTGGTGGAGGCCGGCACCGCAGTCGAGAGGCTGGCGGCACCCGGGGTGTCGGGGCTTTTGATAGGCCGGGCGGCACTCGATAACCCGTGGATATTCAGGCAGGTGGGCGATCTGGCGGCCGGTCGCCTGCCGTTTGCGCCCGGGCCTGCCGACAAAGTCGCCGCGCTGAAGTTGTTCAGGGACCTGTTGCGTGAAACCCTTCCCGACCAGGCCTTCATGGGCCGTTACCGGGGCATGGCCTGCCGGGCGGTCAAGGGATTGCCCGAGGCGGCCGCAGCGCGAAGGCGCATGGGCAGCGCCGCGAGCGTGGATGAAGTAACCCAGTTGCTGGGCGAGTTCCTGGCAGGGGCGGGCGACCGGACCGAGGCGCAGCAGGAGCCAGTGGTAGAACCGGCGATGGGGGCAGGCTGA
- a CDS encoding 6-pyruvoyl tetrahydropterin synthase family protein, with the protein MADRFQVFVGKEDFRFNAAHFSVYSGFRERLHGHNYRVSVLLEGEIGPDGYVVDFGDIKKATRLLCSRLNERFIVPTLNDRIEVSCADGQMELLCLDDGGRYSMPEVDCAMLPIAHSSAEELALWFCDRLAEELALPADRTLLSLEVTVAEAPGQEARCCRQLAGKART; encoded by the coding sequence ATGGCGGACAGGTTCCAGGTATTCGTAGGCAAGGAGGACTTTCGCTTCAACGCGGCCCACTTCTCGGTCTACTCGGGCTTCAGGGAGCGGCTGCACGGCCACAACTACCGAGTAAGCGTGCTACTGGAAGGCGAGATAGGGCCGGACGGTTACGTGGTGGATTTCGGTGACATAAAGAAGGCCACCCGCTTGCTCTGCTCGCGACTGAACGAGCGTTTCATCGTGCCCACGCTCAACGACCGAATAGAGGTGAGCTGCGCTGACGGGCAGATGGAGCTGTTGTGTCTCGACGACGGCGGGCGCTACAGCATGCCCGAAGTCGACTGCGCCATGCTCCCCATAGCCCACTCGTCGGCAGAAGAACTCGCGTTGTGGTTCTGCGATCGCCTGGCCGAGGAGTTGGCCCTGCCCGCGGACCGCACACTGCTCAGCCTGGAAGTGACCGTTGCCGAGGCACCCGGTCAGGAGGCGCGCTGTTGCAGGCAGCTGGCCGGAAAGGCCCGGACGTGA